From a region of the Oryza sativa Japonica Group chromosome 6, ASM3414082v1 genome:
- the LOC4340366 gene encoding DNA-dependent metalloprotease WSS1: MEVGDLHKVWEIRALKRKPDEPAARALLDRVAKQVQPIMRRRKWRVKVLSEFSPKNPRLLGLNVGGGVEVKLRLRHAGRDYDFIPYEEVLDTMLHELCHIARGPHDAQFYKLWDELRKECEELVSKGITGSGQGFDGTGRRLGGFTVHPPPPSLRQATLAAAQKRARNGALLPSGPRKLGGNNDIMSALSPIQAAAMAAERRMYDDLWCGSHDQSGIDDSEDVVILEDTPNLPTQLGKSTKDGFSSSSENPSTSSGFPTAAQNGSSSCRITTDAGDSSLWECVACTLLNQPLAPICEVCSAAKPKTTKAKYATWSCKFCTLENSTKIDKCSACDQWRYSHGPPAATYCPSYD; the protein is encoded by the exons atggaggtCGGGGACCTGCACAAGGTGTGGGAGATCCGCGCGCTCAAGAGAAAGCCCGACgagcccgccgcccgcgcgctccTCGACCGCGTCGCCAAGCAGGTCCAGCCCATCATGCGCCGCCGCAAGTGGCGCGTCAAGGTCCTCTCCGAGTTCTC GCCGAAGAACCCGAGGCTGCTGGGGCTCAACGTCGGCGGGGGAGTCGAGGTGAAGCTGCGGCTGCGGCACGCGGGACGGGACTACGACTTCATCCCCTACGAGGAGGTGCTCGACACCATGCTCCACGAGCTCTGCCACATCGCGCGGGGCCCCCACGACGCGCAGTTCTACAAGCTCTGGGATGAGCTCCGCAAG GAATGTGAAGAACTTGTTTCCAAGGGTATCACTGGATCAGGCCAAGGATTTGATGGTACAGGTCGGCGGTTAGGTGGGTTTACAGTACACCCACCGCCACCATCTTTAAGGCAAGCAACATTAGCTGCAGCACAGAAACGGGCAAGGAATGGAGCTCTTTTGCCATCCGGTCCTAGAAAGCTTGGTGGAAATAATGATATTATGAGTGCTCTTAGTCCAATACAAGCCGCTGCAATGGCTGCTGAAAGGAGAATGTATGACGATTTGTGGTGTGGATCGCACGATCAATCTGGCATTGATGATTCAGAAGACGTTGTTATTCTTGAGGATACACCTAACTTGCCAACGCAGCTTGGGAAAAGCACAAAGGATGGCTTTTCTAGCAGTTCTGAGAATCCCAGCACATCTTCGGGATTTCCCACAGCAGCACAGAATGGATCCTCTTCTTGTAGGATAACAACCGATGCAGGAGATAGTTCTCTATGGGAGTGTGTTGCTTGCACACTTCTAAATCAG CCTCTGGCACCAATCTGTGAAGTTTGTAGCGCAGCTAAACCTAAAACCACGAAGGCCAAATATGCAACCTGGTCCTGTAAATTCTGTACTCTAGAAAACAGTACTAAGATTGACAAATGTTCAGCATGCGATCAATGGAGATATTCACATGGACCACCTGCAGCCACATATTGTCCAAGCTATGATTGA
- the LOC4340367 gene encoding mitogen-activated protein kinase kinase 5, whose protein sequence is MRAGDMPGRGARRRPDLTLPMPQRDAPTSLAVPLPLPPAATTTTSAPPAGGAMHPLASAGAAPPPPLEELERVRRVGSGAGGTVWMVRHRGTGKEYALKVLYGNHDDAVRRQIAREIAILRTAEHPAVVRCHDMYERGGELQILLEYMDGGSLDGRRIADERFLADVARQVLSGIAYLHRRHIVHRDIKPSNLLIDSARRVKIADFGVGRILNQTMDPCNSSVGTIAYMSPERINTDLNDGAYDGYAGDIWSFGLSILEFYMGKFPFGENLGKQGDWAALMCAICYSDPPEPPAAVSPEFRSFVGYCLQKNPAKRPSAAQLMQHPFVAGPQPQPLAAPPPSS, encoded by the coding sequence ATGCGTGCGGGCGACATGCCGGGGCGGGGGGCTCGCCGTCGCCCGGATCTCACCCTCCCGATGCCGCAGCGCGACGCGCCGACGTCGCTCGCCgtgccgctcccgctcccgccggcggcgacgacgacgacgtccgcGCCTCCCGCGGGAGGGGCGATGCACCCACTGGCGTCGGCgggggccgcgccgccgccgccgctggaggaGCTGGAACGGGTGAGGCGGGTGGGGAGCGGGGCAGGGGGGACGGTGTGGATGGTGCGCCACCGCGGCACGGGCAAGGAGTACGCGCTCAAGGTGCTCTACGGCAACCACGACGACGCGGTGCGGCGCCAGATCGCGCGCGAGATCGCCATCCTCCGCACCGCCGAGCACCCGGCGGTGGTGCGGTGCCACGACATgtacgagcgcggcggcgagctgcagATCCTGCTCGAGTACATGGACGGCGGGTCCCTCGAcggccgccgcatcgccgaCGAGCGGTTCCTCGCCGACGTCGCGCGCCAGGTGCTCTCCGGGATCGCctacctccaccgccgccacatcgTCCACCGCGACATCAAGCCGTCCAACCTCCTCATCGACTCCGCGCGCCGCGTCAAGATCGCCGACTTCGGCGTCGGCCGCATCCTCAACCAGACCATGGATCCCTGCAACTCCTCCGTCGGCACCATCGCCTACATGAGCCCCGAGCGCATCAACACCGACCTCAACGACGGCGCCTACGATGGCTACGCCGGCGACATCTGGAGCTTCGGCCTCAGCATCCTAGAGTTTTACATGGGAAAATTCCCCTTCGGTGAGAATCTTGGCAAGCAGGGTGACTGGGCCGCGCTCATGTGCGCCATCTGCTATTCCGACCCTCCcgagccgcccgccgccgtctcgccggAGTTCAGAAGCTTCGTCGGCTACTGCCTTCAGAAGAATCCGGCGAAGCGGCCGTCCGCCGCGCAGCTGATGCAGCACCCGTTCGTCGCCGGACCGCAGCCACAGCCactcgccgccccgccgccatcgtcgtga